GACCCATGACAGCCGCGGACATTGCGCCAATTGCCGGTATTGTCGGTTAGGCGCGATCACGCCAATCGCGTTATTGGCTAAATCCCCCAGATAAATATTGTTGTTTTCATCAATGCTGATGCCATCCGAAATCGGTTTGTCGCTGTAGCGTTCAACATGCTGAGCAAGTTCTTGCGGCGTTAAGGCCTCGTTGATCAAGTCGGTAGCTTTGATCCGGTAAAGGCTAAGGCCGTGCATCGGCCCGAAATAGACCCACTCATTGGCTAAATCCTCGGTAATCGGATTCACGCCAATATGCGGTTTCACCAATTCGCCGGACGGCGTTTTCACCTGAATCGGCACATTATCGATGACTAAATCGACGTTTTCCGGCACCACACTTTTATGTCCTTCCAGCACCCGCCGCGCCGCGCCGGTGGACAAGTTGACCACGATCAAGCCGGCATTCGCGCCACCTGCCGGATCGCTGATGAAGGCATGATTGTGTTTGATGTCCAACGCAAAATCATTGACGAACGCATCTTTCGGCGCAATCGGCGCCGGCAGATAAATCAAACGCTGGAGCTTGTTGGTTTTGGTATTCCAGCCGACCAGTTTGGGCGTCACCCCGCTACGCATGCCGTTGTCCAGCATCCAGACGATACCGTTGCTATCGGAGCGGATACCCAGCACCGAGTCGAGTTTGATCGGCGCAGTTGAATCGGCCGCCGACATTTCCTTATTCGGAAAAGGTAGCAAGGCTTGATCCTTGTATTCCACCACCGTGTATTGCGGCTGATAAAACTGATGCTGGCTCATGATGATCCGGCCGTTG
The window above is part of the Methylomonas sp. ZR1 genome. Proteins encoded here:
- a CDS encoding L-dopachrome tautomerase-related protein, encoding MNRGILFCTAMVFAAFEALADGNSHFDVFANLDTGPGNVTATANGRIIMSQHQFYQPQYTVVEYKDQALLPFPNKEMSAADSTAPIKLDSVLGIRSDSNGIVWMLDNGMRSGVTPKLVGWNTKTNKLQRLIYLPAPIAPKDAFVNDFALDIKHNHAFISDPAGGANAGLIVVNLSTGAARRVLEGHKSVVPENVDLVIDNVPIQVKTPSGELVKPHIGVNPITEDLANEWVYFGPMHGLSLYRIKATDLINEALTPQELAQHVERYSDKPISDGISIDENNNIYLGDLANNAIGVIAPNRQYRQLAQCPRLSWVDSFSFGANGQLYAVVNRLHRSATLNGGDNQSKPPYFLLKVKALAAGLPGR